From Candidatus Poribacteria bacterium, one genomic window encodes:
- a CDS encoding endonuclease III domain-containing protein, with translation MQILCEGNITEKLFTLYNQLLAQHGNRKWWPADTPFEVALGAILTQATSWRNVEKAMDNLKEAGAFTPEEIASISQPALERLIRPSRYFRMKAQKVRAFVDHIAERPMHVMFTQDVPELREELLSIYGVGPETADTVILYAAGKPSFVVDSYTYRLFSRLGWVTGNYNYDKLRALFMDNLPHDVDLFNEYHALIVGHGARVCHKKTPNCQECRLQASCAYYESSG, from the coding sequence ATGCAAATTCTATGTGAAGGAAATATTACTGAAAAACTGTTTACACTCTATAATCAACTGCTCGCGCAACACGGAAACCGTAAATGGTGGCCCGCAGATACACCGTTTGAAGTGGCACTCGGTGCTATTCTAACACAAGCAACTTCATGGCGCAACGTCGAAAAAGCGATGGATAATCTCAAAGAGGCTGGTGCTTTTACGCCTGAGGAGATAGCATCCATCAGTCAACCCGCATTAGAACGGCTCATCCGGCCCTCGCGCTATTTTCGTATGAAGGCGCAAAAGGTGCGAGCATTTGTCGACCATATCGCAGAACGTCCCATGCACGTGATGTTTACACAAGATGTCCCTGAATTGCGTGAAGAATTGCTCTCCATCTACGGTGTCGGTCCTGAAACAGCGGATACGGTTATCCTCTACGCTGCTGGAAAACCGAGTTTTGTGGTTGATTCCTATACCTATAGGCTCTTCTCGCGGTTGGGATGGGTTACAGGAAATTACAACTATGACAAACTCCGGGCACTGTTTATGGATAACCTTCCGCATGATGTTGACTTATTCAACGAATACCATGCGCTGATTGTTGGACACGGTGCAAGAGTCTGCCACAAGAAGACACCGAACTGCCAAGAGTGTCGTTTGCAGGCATCATGTGCCTATTATGAATCGTCTGGATAA
- a CDS encoding sugar phosphate isomerase/epimerase, with protein MDLSFSTSAGNGGWSLAECAAWAKTNGFDAIRPNATGVVEPNVIIQYGGETVKEILDANGIYLAALTAHCNLLDDDRETREHARDALMQAIEATHILGAPVVVTYAGSPVSWHFYGQFSSEPGNPGDRSVELVGRFKEMWTPVVRFAEEKGVQLALDCAVRMGNIACNPEMWERILDAIPSDSLGLSCDPSHWLWMGILPAEDAIRMFNGKWYYADVKDCEVSPQMKFRQGIIGNWWWQYRVPGRGQLNWGTITGALQESGYDYVLCVENEDRGAPGLDGFALGGRYLRQFL; from the coding sequence ATGGATTTAAGTTTCAGTACGAGCGCGGGGAACGGCGGTTGGAGCCTTGCCGAATGTGCAGCGTGGGCAAAAACCAACGGATTTGACGCAATCCGTCCGAACGCCACTGGTGTTGTTGAACCGAATGTCATTATACAATACGGTGGCGAAACGGTCAAGGAAATTTTGGATGCCAACGGCATTTATCTCGCTGCTTTAACAGCCCATTGTAACCTTCTTGACGATGATCGAGAAACACGGGAGCACGCGCGCGACGCCCTGATGCAAGCAATCGAGGCGACACACATCCTCGGTGCTCCCGTGGTAGTGACCTACGCTGGCAGTCCTGTGAGTTGGCATTTCTATGGTCAGTTCTCTTCAGAACCGGGCAATCCAGGCGACAGATCTGTTGAACTTGTTGGGCGATTTAAAGAGATGTGGACGCCTGTCGTCCGCTTCGCCGAAGAGAAAGGCGTGCAGCTTGCGCTTGATTGTGCCGTCCGTATGGGCAACATCGCCTGCAATCCAGAGATGTGGGAACGGATTCTCGACGCTATTCCGTCAGATTCGCTGGGGTTGTCTTGTGATCCGTCGCATTGGCTCTGGATGGGTATCCTACCGGCTGAGGACGCAATCCGTATGTTCAATGGCAAGTGGTATTACGCCGATGTGAAAGACTGTGAAGTCAGTCCTCAGATGAAGTTCCGACAAGGTATCATCGGAAACTGGTGGTGGCAATATCGTGTACCGGGACGCGGGCAATTGAATTGGGGAACGATTACGGGTGCGCTGCAGGAATCCGGCTACGACTATGTTCTCTGCGTTGAGAACGAAGATCGTGGTGCTCCTGGATTAGACGGTTTCGCACTCGGTGGTAGGTATCTCCGGCAGTTCCTTTAG
- a CDS encoding aldehyde dehydrogenase, which yields MAQIDEKQIEEIVSQVLRTLQQDGPVARQPVTTPVGVSSSSRAGVFGTAAEAIAAAKTAQAALVKLGFAKRREIIEVIKSVSLANAKRLADLAVQDTNMGNAAHKVMKNEGAVTLSPGVEDLISEAVSGDAGTLLIEYVPFGVINSITPTTNPTSTVINHAIIMLSAGNAVVFSPHPNARDCTEETLHVINEAIVKAGGPANLLTSVANASLRTAKEIMEHPEIAMLVATGGASVVRTALSSGKKTIAAGPGNPPAIIDETADIQQAAKHVIAGTSFDNNLLCIGEKALFVIDSVANDTVRELTRNGGHLLGASQLQALEAVVTEKEESNKEYIGKDALTILNAAGITAPAETVAIVVEVSADHGFVMNEYLMPILPVVRCRDFDEALAGAVRAEGRRGHTGVLHTNNTKRITQFTKAIDCSVTVINAPSYASCGLEGEGYLAMTIAGPTGEGFTRPRTFTRQRRLTIAGDLSAHTQ from the coding sequence ATGGCACAAATTGACGAAAAACAGATTGAAGAGATTGTCTCCCAAGTATTAAGGACACTCCAACAAGACGGACCAGTCGCGCGACAACCTGTTACTACACCTGTGGGAGTGAGTTCTTCCTCGCGAGCAGGCGTTTTTGGGACAGCGGCAGAGGCTATCGCAGCTGCAAAAACAGCACAAGCGGCACTGGTAAAACTTGGGTTTGCAAAAAGACGCGAGATCATTGAAGTGATCAAATCGGTATCACTCGCCAACGCGAAACGTCTCGCAGACTTGGCAGTACAAGACACAAATATGGGGAATGCAGCACATAAGGTGATGAAGAATGAGGGAGCCGTGACACTCTCACCGGGAGTGGAGGATCTGATCTCCGAGGCGGTATCGGGTGATGCGGGAACGCTTCTCATTGAATATGTCCCTTTTGGCGTTATCAACTCTATTACCCCCACCACAAATCCAACATCAACGGTGATTAACCACGCGATTATAATGCTGTCAGCAGGGAACGCTGTTGTGTTTAGCCCGCACCCAAACGCACGCGACTGTACCGAAGAAACGCTGCACGTTATCAACGAAGCGATCGTCAAGGCAGGGGGTCCCGCCAACCTATTGACTTCGGTTGCGAACGCCAGTCTGCGAACAGCGAAAGAGATCATGGAGCATCCTGAGATCGCTATGCTCGTTGCGACGGGTGGTGCGTCCGTTGTCCGGACTGCGCTCTCAAGCGGTAAAAAGACGATCGCTGCTGGACCTGGCAATCCGCCTGCGATTATCGACGAAACCGCGGATATTCAGCAGGCAGCGAAACACGTCATTGCGGGCACGAGTTTTGACAACAATCTGCTCTGTATCGGCGAAAAAGCACTTTTCGTTATCGATTCCGTAGCAAACGACACGGTTCGGGAGTTAACGCGGAACGGTGGACACCTACTTGGTGCAAGCCAACTTCAGGCATTAGAGGCGGTTGTCACGGAAAAAGAGGAATCCAACAAGGAATACATCGGTAAAGATGCGCTGACCATTTTAAACGCCGCGGGTATCACAGCCCCTGCGGAGACAGTCGCGATCGTTGTCGAAGTTTCAGCGGATCATGGGTTCGTTATGAACGAATACCTGATGCCGATTCTGCCCGTCGTCCGTTGTCGCGATTTCGACGAGGCATTAGCAGGTGCAGTCAGAGCAGAAGGTAGACGTGGGCACACAGGAGTCCTCCACACAAATAACACCAAACGGATCACTCAGTTCACAAAGGCAATAGACTGTAGTGTTACAGTCATTAACGCACCCTCTTACGCGTCCTGCGGATTAGAAGGCGAAGGCTACCTCGCGATGACCATCGCGGGACCGACAGGTGAAGGGTTTACGCGTCCGCGTACCTTTACACGTCAGAGACGATTAACGATCGCAGGCGATTTATCAGCACATACACAGTGA
- a CDS encoding BMC domain-containing protein, which translates to MSNEALGMVETRGLVGAVEAADTIGKEQVGGGFVTVLVRGDVGAVQAATDAGAEAAKAVGELVSVHVIPRPHSDVEGILGGDSPAKSSSK; encoded by the coding sequence ATGAGCAATGAAGCATTAGGAATGGTTGAAACACGCGGACTCGTCGGTGCGGTCGAAGCTGCTGACACCATTGGAAAAGAACAAGTAGGTGGCGGTTTCGTCACTGTTTTGGTCCGCGGAGACGTCGGTGCGGTGCAAGCCGCGACAGATGCTGGGGCAGAAGCGGCGAAAGCAGTCGGCGAATTAGTGTCGGTGCACGTCATCCCTCGCCCACATTCAGATGTGGAAGGCATTCTCGGCGGGGATTCCCCTGCCAAGAGTAGCAGCAAATAA
- the ligA gene encoding NAD-dependent DNA ligase LigA yields MRTEIDELRALIRHHERKYYIENLPEIPDADFDALMKKLEDLEAATDAPIPPDSPTRRVGGGAVLGARLQHRTPMLSLNNCYDANELREFAERVQRLLEGAPVEYVTELKIDGLGVSLIYENGVFTQGLTRGDGEYGEEVTDNLRTIRSVPLRLVETEIAVPPVLEVRGEVFLPKDCLDAINIQREAEGELPFANPRNAAAGSLRLLDASITASRPLDIFVYTLNYAEGTEFTTHTESLKNMKVWGLKCNPHTASHKSIEEVQNSYERWVEERHELLYETDGIVVKVNNFSQQHELGTTSKYPRWAVAYKFNAQQAITTVEKIDVQVGRTGALTPVAILKPVTLAGATITNATLHNAQEIQTKDIRIGDRIVLERAGDVIPKVVEVLTADRTGDEIIFKFPERCPACGTPVQQTEKEVAIRCVNVGCVAQLKRRIAHYASRNALQIEGLGPATIDQLVDKELVRDVADLYALEVEKLSTLDRMGVPSARNLVHQIEKSKTAPAEKLLFGLGIFHVGETVAELLIERFLSLDALGAATQEEIESVNGIGPQIAESVFNFFGHNQPLLDKLRGAGLHCFTVAAASNLSEASIAVDSFFSGKTFVVTGSLEGMTRGEASNEIKNRGGRVTSSVTSKTDYLIAGEGAGSKYTKAVELEIPILTETDFFEKL; encoded by the coding sequence ATGCGAACAGAGATCGACGAGCTGAGAGCGTTAATACGTCATCACGAGCGCAAATACTATATCGAAAACCTGCCAGAAATTCCTGATGCGGATTTCGACGCGCTCATGAAGAAGCTTGAGGACCTCGAAGCAGCGACTGATGCCCCTATCCCGCCAGATTCGCCGACGCGACGGGTTGGTGGCGGTGCTGTATTAGGTGCCCGTCTACAACACCGTACCCCCATGCTGAGCCTGAATAACTGTTATGACGCGAACGAGCTGCGTGAATTCGCTGAACGCGTCCAACGATTGTTAGAAGGCGCGCCTGTCGAATACGTCACAGAACTCAAAATCGATGGATTAGGGGTTTCGCTCATCTACGAAAACGGTGTATTCACGCAGGGACTCACACGCGGCGACGGTGAGTACGGCGAAGAGGTAACCGACAACTTACGAACCATCCGTTCTGTTCCACTGCGGCTCGTTGAAACAGAAATAGCCGTGCCACCGGTGTTAGAAGTCCGCGGTGAAGTTTTCCTTCCGAAAGATTGTCTCGACGCCATTAACATCCAACGGGAAGCAGAAGGCGAATTGCCGTTTGCGAACCCCCGGAACGCCGCCGCTGGTTCACTGCGACTTTTAGACGCTTCCATTACGGCATCTCGCCCATTAGATATTTTCGTGTATACCCTCAACTACGCCGAGGGAACCGAATTCACAACCCATACAGAATCCCTCAAAAACATGAAAGTGTGGGGACTCAAATGCAATCCACACACCGCCTCCCATAAATCAATTGAAGAAGTCCAAAACTCCTACGAACGTTGGGTAGAAGAACGCCATGAACTCCTGTACGAGACCGATGGGATCGTCGTAAAGGTTAACAATTTCTCCCAACAGCACGAACTTGGGACGACCTCCAAATACCCGCGTTGGGCAGTTGCTTACAAGTTCAACGCGCAGCAAGCCATCACAACCGTAGAAAAAATAGATGTACAGGTTGGACGCACGGGTGCCCTAACCCCGGTTGCGATTTTGAAACCCGTAACCCTCGCTGGCGCGACAATTACAAACGCTACCTTACACAACGCGCAAGAAATCCAAACCAAAGACATCCGTATCGGCGATCGGATTGTGCTCGAGCGCGCCGGAGATGTTATTCCTAAAGTTGTTGAGGTGCTAACAGCCGACCGCACTGGCGATGAAATTATCTTTAAATTCCCGGAGCGTTGCCCGGCATGCGGTACTCCGGTCCAGCAGACAGAGAAGGAAGTTGCGATCCGATGCGTGAATGTGGGGTGTGTTGCACAACTGAAGCGCCGAATTGCGCATTACGCCTCGCGGAACGCACTCCAAATCGAGGGTCTTGGTCCCGCGACAATCGACCAACTGGTGGATAAAGAACTGGTTCGCGATGTCGCCGATCTTTACGCTCTGGAGGTGGAGAAATTAAGCACACTGGATCGGATGGGTGTCCCGTCCGCCCGCAACCTTGTCCACCAAATTGAAAAAAGTAAGACAGCACCGGCAGAAAAGTTGCTTTTCGGACTCGGTATTTTTCATGTCGGCGAGACTGTCGCGGAACTGCTGATCGAACGGTTTCTATCCTTAGATGCACTCGGTGCAGCAACACAGGAAGAGATTGAATCAGTGAATGGCATCGGTCCGCAGATAGCAGAAAGCGTCTTCAACTTCTTCGGACACAATCAGCCGTTGCTTGACAAACTACGAGGGGCAGGTTTGCACTGTTTCACAGTAGCGGCAGCATCTAACCTCAGCGAAGCGAGCATCGCGGTAGATAGTTTCTTTAGCGGAAAAACGTTCGTTGTCACGGGGAGTCTTGAGGGGATGACGCGTGGGGAAGCCTCGAACGAAATTAAGAATCGGGGTGGCAGAGTTACATCAAGCGTAACGAGCAAGACGGATTACCTCATCGCCGGGGAAGGTGCTGGCAGCAAATACACCAAAGCCGTAGAATTAGAGATCCCGATTCTGACAGAAACGGATTTTTTTGAAAAACTTTAG